Genomic segment of Thermodesulfovibrionia bacterium:
AGGGAATCTGACCAGGAGACTGGGTGCATTTGTACCCGTAGATAATTCTAAACTGAGGTATGCTGATTTTCAAGGAGTCCGAAGTTTCATAAAATGAAGAGATGAAATGGAGGATGAAGATGGAATTACCGCGCACCCAATATAGTCAGGAATTTCGGAAGGAATCAGTTAAGTTTTTCAAAGAAAGTGGATTGACTCTGGTTGAAGCTGCGAAACGACTGTCGTTACCCAAGGGGACACTAAAGAACTGGGTTTATGCTGACAAACGGGGAGAACTCGCTGCAGTAGGCAAGCATCAGAAGCCGCTGACTGAACTTGAGTTAGAGCTATCCAGAGTTAAACGAGAATTAGCAGAAGTGAAGATGGAGCGTGACTTTATAAAAAAGTGTGCGACGTATTTCGCCAAGGAGTCACGGTGAGATACGGTCTGATTGAATTGATGCGACGAAGCTATCCGATTGCGCTCATGTGTCGAGTACTTAATGTTTCCGAGAGCGGTTTTCATACCCAAAGAACTCGCCCGCTTTGTAACCGTAAGCGGGAGAATACAAGACTGGAAGTAGAAATACTGGCTGCACACCAACGTACACGAGAGACCTACAGTGCGAAGCGTCTGCATCTTGATTTGGCAGATCACGGAGTACAAACCACACCATATCGCGTTCGAACATTGCGCAAGAAGTTGGGTTTGCGTTATAAGCAAAAGTTAAAATTCAAGGCGACGACCGATTCTAAACATAATTTACCGGTTGCGCCCAATATTCTGAACCGGGAATTTGCTGTTAATGCACCTGGTAAAGTATGGGTCAGTGACATCACTTATATTCCTACGGATGAGGGCTGGTTGTACTTGGCTGGAATAAAAGATCTATTTAATGGCGAACTGGTGGGCTATGCCATGAATGAGAGAATGACAAAGAGACTGGTTATACAAGCATTATTTCGTGCAACTGCAAGTAAACATCCGGATAAGGGGCTAATTGCTCACTCAGATCGAGGTGGCCAATACTGTGCGCATGATTACCAGAATCTATTACAGCAATTTGGCATGATCGCTTCCATGAGTCGCAAAGGTGATTGCTATGATAATGCTCCGATGGAAAGCTTCTGGGGGATACTTAAAACCGAACTGGTGCATCATCGGAGATTCAAAACACGGCAACAAGCCATTCAGGAGATTACCGAATATATCGAAATCTTCTATAACAGGCAG
This window contains:
- a CDS encoding IS3 family transposase (programmed frameshift), whose translation is MELPRTQYSQEFRKESVKFFKESGLTLVEAAKRLSLPKGTLKNWVYADKRGELAAVGKHQKPLTELELELSRVKRELAEVKMERDFIKKLCDVFRQGVTVRYGLIELMRRSYPIALMCRVLNVSESGFHTQRTRPLCNRKRENTRLEVEILAAHQRTRETYSAKRLHLDLADHGVQTTPYRVRTLRKKLGLRYKQKLKFKATTDSKHNLPVAPNILNREFAVNAPGKVWVSDITYIPTDEGWLYLAGIKDLFNGELVGYAMNERMTKRLVIQALFRATASKHPDKGLIAHSDRGGQYCAHDYQNLLQQFGMIASMSRKGDCYDNAPMESFWGILKTELVHHRRFKTRQQAIQEITEYIEIFYNRQRMQERLGYLSPAQFTQRYYANLAAA